In Lewinellaceae bacterium, a single window of DNA contains:
- a CDS encoding RNA polymerase sigma factor, with the protein MTEQELLQACKEEDRRAQKMLYDRYAPVMFGVCKRYLKTREDAEDVLVEAFFKVLTHLHQYKSEGSFEGWIRRIVVNEALMFLRRRHNFSMTVEISNFDAPAPAKAVGRLAEQDILALLEQLPTGYRTVFNLYVLEGYKHREIADMLGISINTSKSQLILARKRMQDLLEQAGYPGMEGAAG; encoded by the coding sequence GTGACAGAACAAGAACTCCTACAAGCCTGCAAAGAAGAAGACCGGCGTGCGCAGAAAATGCTGTACGACCGCTACGCTCCAGTTATGTTCGGGGTATGCAAACGCTATTTGAAAACGCGGGAGGACGCCGAAGACGTGCTCGTGGAGGCTTTCTTCAAAGTGCTGACGCACCTCCACCAGTACAAAAGCGAGGGCAGTTTTGAAGGCTGGATTCGGCGAATCGTGGTCAACGAAGCGTTGATGTTCCTGCGGCGGCGGCACAATTTCAGCATGACGGTTGAAATCAGCAATTTTGACGCCCCCGCGCCGGCAAAAGCCGTTGGGCGGCTGGCAGAACAGGATATCCTGGCGCTGCTGGAACAACTGCCAACCGGCTACCGCACCGTTTTCAACTTGTACGTCCTGGAAGGATACAAACACCGGGAGATCGCCGACATGCTGGGCATCAGCATCAACACCTCCAAGTCGCAACTCATCCTTGCCCGCAAGCGGATGCAGGACTTGCTGGAGCAGGCGGGGTATCCGGGCATGGAGGGGGCGGCGGGGTAG
- a CDS encoding YdcF family protein has product MFFLLSKLLQFLIKPIVWVFLLLAYAWLGRPRWKKRALLAAIALLFVLSNQTLFNLVIRAWEPDLLTADQIAEPYDIGILLGGFSSPNIVPGADRHNLNDRANRFVNALELYRTGKIRKLLVTGGNGSLLQDGPLEANETRSFLLALGIPESDIIIEPASRNTYENALFTQRLLKEKYPNARCLLLTSAWHIRRASACFGKAGLATTPFPVDYLSEQWQFTPDKLLVPNARTFALWELVIKEWVGYGAYWVRGYL; this is encoded by the coding sequence ATGTTCTTCCTCCTCTCCAAGCTCCTGCAGTTCCTCATTAAGCCCATCGTTTGGGTGTTCCTCCTATTAGCCTACGCCTGGCTGGGGCGCCCCCGCTGGAAAAAACGGGCGCTACTTGCCGCCATCGCCCTGCTGTTTGTCCTTTCCAACCAAACTTTGTTCAATCTGGTCATCCGCGCCTGGGAACCCGACCTGCTCACCGCCGATCAGATCGCAGAACCCTACGACATCGGCATCCTGCTGGGCGGCTTCTCCAGCCCCAACATCGTGCCCGGCGCCGACCGCCACAACCTCAACGACCGCGCCAACCGCTTCGTCAACGCCCTGGAGCTCTACCGCACCGGCAAAATCCGCAAGCTGCTCGTCACCGGCGGCAACGGCAGCCTGCTGCAGGACGGGCCGCTGGAGGCCAACGAAACCCGCAGCTTCCTGCTCGCCCTGGGCATCCCCGAAAGCGACATCATCATCGAGCCTGCGAGCCGGAATACCTACGAGAATGCCCTGTTCACCCAGCGCCTCCTGAAAGAAAAATACCCCAATGCCCGTTGCCTGCTGCTCACCTCCGCCTGGCATATACGCCGCGCCAGTGCCTGCTTCGGCAAAGCGGGGCTGGCCACTACGCCCTTCCCCGTCGATTATCTCAGCGAACAATGGCAGTTCACGCCGGATAAACTGCTGGTGCCCAACGCCCGCACTTTTGCGCTATGGGAACTGGTGATCAAGGAGTGGGTGGGATATGGGGCGTACTGGGTGAGGGGGTATTTGTAA
- a CDS encoding histidine phosphatase family protein has product MPHRFRLNILLLLLLALAACTPPLLRQPQPVSIQSITPEHIKFNNGQTVALPFAGQEDVTRIFLVRHAEKGYGSDPTLTFQGVKRAQLLAHIFKELPLDAVFATEYKRTQETAQPAAREKGLEVELYEGDELTTFALRLRRKYRGQSVLVVGHSNTTPDLVNRLVADGVLERIDERDYSNFYIVAINEEGEKEVLQLKFGEVWVE; this is encoded by the coding sequence ATGCCTCATCGTTTCCGGCTGAATATCCTCTTGCTATTATTGCTGGCCCTGGCAGCCTGCACTCCTCCCTTGTTGAGGCAGCCGCAGCCGGTATCCATCCAGTCCATTACCCCCGAACACATAAAGTTCAATAACGGGCAAACGGTGGCGCTGCCGTTCGCCGGCCAGGAAGATGTGACCCGGATATTCCTGGTGCGCCACGCTGAAAAAGGCTACGGTTCCGACCCCACCCTTACTTTCCAGGGGGTAAAGCGGGCTCAACTGCTTGCCCATATTTTTAAGGAATTGCCCCTGGATGCTGTTTTCGCTACCGAATACAAGCGCACTCAGGAGACCGCGCAGCCGGCGGCCCGGGAAAAAGGGCTGGAGGTGGAGTTGTATGAAGGGGATGAACTCACCACCTTTGCTCTGCGCCTGCGCCGGAAATACCGGGGGCAGTCCGTCCTGGTCGTCGGCCATTCCAATACCACGCCCGACCTGGTCAACCGGCTGGTTGCCGATGGAGTGCTGGAACGAATCGATGAGCGGGATTACAGCAATTTTTATATCGTTGCCATCAATGAGGAAGGGGAGAAGGAAGTCTTGCAGTTGAAATTTGGGGAGGTATGGGTGGAATAA
- a CDS encoding T9SS type A sorting domain-containing protein: MVLLPEGWQPKEARLQLYDGLGRRVLSQRLRAGENEVAAERLPPGVYFYVVEENGVAVAQGKVVSR, encoded by the coding sequence ATGGTATTGTTGCCGGAGGGCTGGCAGCCGAAAGAGGCGCGCCTGCAGCTGTACGACGGGCTGGGGCGGCGGGTGCTGTCGCAGCGGCTTCGGGCGGGAGAGAATGAAGTAGCGGCGGAGCGTTTGCCACCGGGAGTGTATTTTTATGTGGTGGAGGAAAATGGGGTGGCGGTAGCACAGGGGAAAGTGGTGAGCAGGTGA
- a CDS encoding penicillin acylase family protein → MRQRHIAFIFFLLHWTASAQINPANITIARDEWGVPHIFAPTDAEVAYGFAWATAEDDFETMQKQILPVRGLMGRVYGKEGARLDVAVHLLDARTIVEERYEQDLSPDFRKVLEAYAAGANAYAGRHPKEVLHRKLFPITGQDIIQSYVLGMALMSGVSRELGNILRGKYKAEPQDRGSNAFAVAPAKTADGKTYLVNNTHQPLEGLNSWYEAHLCSEEGWNILGSTFPGGVTIFLGTNPNLGWAHTLNYPDFADVYALEMHPTEKGLYRFDGKWEPLQPYPTKARVKILGFLPLGIKQKFYKSKYGVTFETPNGYFALRFPANRDIRAAEQWYRMNKATNLEEFQKALRLQGITCTNIVYADKEGHIYYISNGRFPKRNPQYDWQGLLPGDTSATLWADDYYPLDSLPQVLDPASGYVYNCNHTPFLSSGKADNPNPESIPKSMGFQGLDGLTNRGVRLGSLLEQSGQISYEDLKRMKYDQAYNEPMLSAPKLEAIFYLEPEQYPEIAESIRLLRDWDRIADKDSEAASVMLLAFYYLQSSLEDAGSFKTGDELDEAMLVAAIAHAQNHLQKHFGSAKVPLGSLQRHARGNVDLPYGGGPDVLAAVRSRPFRHGRLRAYTGDSYIQLVRFSADGPAIESVVPYGASAKPGNPHYTSQMELFVNQQLKPMTLDKERVLKEAVRVYGPE, encoded by the coding sequence ATGCGCCAACGCCATATCGCCTTCATTTTCTTCCTTCTCCACTGGACAGCCTCCGCCCAAATCAACCCCGCCAACATCACCATCGCACGAGACGAATGGGGCGTGCCCCACATCTTCGCCCCCACCGACGCGGAAGTCGCCTACGGCTTCGCCTGGGCCACAGCGGAGGACGATTTCGAGACCATGCAAAAGCAAATCCTGCCGGTGAGGGGGCTGATGGGGCGGGTGTACGGCAAAGAGGGCGCCCGCCTGGACGTCGCCGTCCACCTGCTCGATGCGCGGACGATTGTGGAGGAACGCTATGAACAGGATTTGTCGCCGGACTTCCGGAAAGTGCTGGAAGCCTACGCGGCGGGCGCCAACGCCTACGCCGGGCGGCACCCCAAAGAGGTGCTGCACCGGAAGCTGTTTCCCATCACCGGCCAGGACATCATCCAGAGCTATGTGCTGGGCATGGCGCTGATGTCGGGCGTTAGCCGGGAGTTGGGCAATATCCTCAGGGGAAAGTACAAAGCCGAACCTCAGGATCGGGGTTCCAACGCCTTTGCTGTAGCCCCTGCGAAAACGGCCGACGGCAAAACTTACCTGGTCAACAACACGCACCAACCACTGGAAGGACTCAACTCCTGGTACGAAGCCCACCTGTGCAGCGAAGAGGGCTGGAACATCCTGGGCAGCACCTTCCCGGGCGGGGTGACCATCTTCCTCGGGACGAACCCGAACCTGGGCTGGGCCCACACCCTCAACTATCCCGACTTCGCCGATGTGTACGCGCTGGAGATGCATCCCACCGAAAAAGGCCTGTACCGCTTCGACGGGAAGTGGGAGCCGCTGCAACCCTACCCCACCAAAGCGCGGGTTAAAATCCTGGGCTTCCTGCCCCTGGGGATAAAGCAAAAATTCTACAAAAGCAAATACGGGGTCACCTTTGAAACGCCCAACGGCTATTTCGCCCTGCGCTTCCCCGCCAACCGCGACATCCGCGCCGCCGAGCAGTGGTACCGGATGAACAAGGCAACCAACCTCGAAGAATTTCAGAAAGCCCTGCGCCTGCAGGGCATCACCTGCACCAACATCGTCTACGCCGATAAGGAGGGGCACATTTATTACATCAGCAACGGGCGCTTTCCCAAGCGCAACCCGCAGTACGACTGGCAAGGCCTCCTGCCCGGCGATACCTCCGCCACCCTGTGGGCAGACGACTACTACCCTCTCGACAGCCTGCCCCAGGTGCTGGACCCCGCCTCGGGTTATGTCTACAACTGCAACCACACCCCCTTCCTGTCGTCTGGCAAAGCGGACAACCCCAATCCGGAAAGCATCCCCAAAAGCATGGGGTTCCAGGGGCTGGACGGGCTGACCAACCGCGGCGTCCGCCTGGGCAGTTTGCTGGAGCAATCCGGGCAAATAAGTTATGAAGACCTCAAAAGGATGAAGTACGACCAGGCCTACAACGAGCCCATGCTTTCCGCGCCCAAACTGGAGGCCATTTTCTACCTGGAGCCAGAACAATACCCGGAGATTGCAGAAAGCATAAGGCTGCTGCGGGATTGGGACCGCATCGCCGACAAGGACAGCGAGGCGGCCTCGGTCATGCTCCTGGCTTTCTACTACCTTCAGTCGAGCCTGGAAGATGCCGGAAGTTTTAAAACCGGCGACGAGCTGGACGAGGCTATGCTGGTTGCCGCCATCGCCCATGCCCAAAATCACCTGCAAAAACATTTCGGCAGCGCCAAAGTGCCGCTGGGCAGCTTGCAGCGCCACGCCCGGGGCAACGTAGACCTGCCCTACGGCGGCGGGCCCGACGTGCTGGCCGCCGTGCGCAGCCGCCCCTTCCGCCATGGCCGCCTGCGCGCCTACACCGGCGATTCTTATATCCAGTTGGTGCGCTTCTCGGCCGACGGGCCGGCGATCGAAAGCGTCGTTCCCTACGGCGCCTCCGCCAAGCCCGGCAACCCGCACTACACCAGCCAGATGGAGCTGTTCGTCAACCAGCAGCTCAAGCCGATGACGCTGGATAAAGAGCGGGTGTTGAAGGAGGCGGTGAGGGTGTATGGGCCGGAGTAA
- the rlmH gene encoding 23S rRNA (pseudouridine(1915)-N(3))-methyltransferase RlmH has protein sequence MKTELWAIGKTNERYLEEGMELYHKRLAHYLKFGLEILPDIRKAGKMSPEQLKNKEGEAVLQRLKTGDYLVLLDESGRQYTSESFAEFLSHKLQLSYKRIIFLIGGAYGFSPELYARADGKLSLSRMTFSHQMVRLFFLEQLYRAMTILNNEPYHNA, from the coding sequence ATGAAGACCGAACTATGGGCCATAGGAAAAACCAACGAGCGCTACCTGGAGGAAGGCATGGAGCTGTACCATAAGCGCCTGGCCCACTATCTGAAGTTCGGCCTGGAAATACTGCCCGACATCAGGAAGGCGGGAAAAATGAGCCCGGAACAACTCAAAAACAAAGAAGGAGAAGCCGTGTTGCAGCGCCTCAAAACAGGAGACTATCTGGTGCTGCTCGACGAAAGCGGCAGGCAGTATACTTCCGAAAGCTTCGCCGAATTCCTGAGCCATAAATTACAGCTCAGCTACAAACGCATCATTTTCCTGATCGGCGGCGCCTATGGCTTCTCGCCGGAACTCTACGCCCGCGCCGACGGCAAACTATCTCTATCCCGAATGACGTTTTCTCATCAGATGGTGCGCCTGTTCTTTCTGGAGCAGCTCTACCGCGCGATGACCATACTCAATAATGAACCCTATCACAACGCCTGA
- the lysA gene encoding diaminopimelate decarboxylase translates to MVLENNRYVLSGGVDPLELVEQYGCPLYIYDSAIIERQYKRMVNAFNVKDLKINYACKALSNINILKFFKELGAGLDTVSVQEVELGLHAGFAPQDIIYTPNCVSLEEIQEAVELGVKINIDNISILEQFGQAHLDVPVCIRVNPHIMAGANHKTSVGHIDSKFGISIHQMPLVHRVIEATGLKVEGVHMHTGSDILDPDVFLFGAEILLNIAKEFPDLEYIDFGSGFKVPYKEGDIETNIEELGEMISERFNGFCREYGRDITLMFEPGKFLVSEAGSFLVQVNVVKQTTSTVFAGIDSGLNHLIRPMFYNAFHRIANVSKPGGRARFYTVVGYICETDTFGINRRIAEIHEGDILCIHNAGAYCFSMASNYNSRFRPAEVLIYKGKPYLIRQRETMEDLLRNQVEAGIFEKEAVK, encoded by the coding sequence ATGGTATTGGAAAACAACCGGTATGTGCTGAGCGGGGGCGTCGACCCGCTGGAATTGGTGGAGCAGTACGGCTGCCCGCTGTATATTTACGACAGTGCGATCATCGAGCGGCAATACAAACGGATGGTTAACGCATTTAATGTAAAGGACCTGAAAATCAATTACGCTTGTAAGGCCTTGTCCAATATCAATATCCTGAAGTTTTTCAAAGAGCTGGGCGCCGGGCTGGATACCGTTTCCGTTCAGGAGGTAGAATTGGGCCTTCACGCCGGCTTTGCCCCCCAGGACATCATTTATACCCCCAACTGCGTGAGCCTGGAAGAGATACAGGAGGCCGTGGAGCTTGGCGTGAAAATCAACATCGACAACATTTCCATCCTGGAGCAGTTTGGCCAGGCCCATCTCGATGTGCCGGTCTGCATTCGGGTCAACCCCCACATCATGGCGGGCGCCAACCACAAGACTTCGGTGGGCCACATCGACTCCAAATTCGGCATTTCCATCCATCAGATGCCGCTGGTGCACCGCGTCATCGAGGCCACCGGCCTGAAGGTTGAAGGGGTGCACATGCACACCGGTTCGGATATTCTGGACCCGGATGTGTTCCTGTTCGGGGCGGAGATTCTGCTGAATATCGCTAAAGAATTCCCGGATTTGGAATACATCGACTTCGGCAGCGGATTTAAAGTACCGTACAAAGAAGGCGACATAGAAACCAATATCGAGGAGCTGGGCGAGATGATCTCCGAGCGCTTCAATGGATTCTGCCGGGAATACGGCCGCGACATCACCCTGATGTTCGAACCCGGAAAGTTCCTCGTCAGCGAAGCGGGCTCCTTCCTGGTGCAGGTCAATGTGGTCAAGCAGACCACTTCAACGGTGTTTGCCGGGATAGACTCGGGCCTGAACCACCTGATCCGCCCCATGTTTTATAATGCCTTCCACCGCATTGCCAACGTGTCGAAACCGGGAGGGCGAGCCCGTTTTTACACCGTCGTGGGCTACATCTGCGAGACGGACACTTTCGGCATCAACCGCCGCATTGCGGAAATCCACGAGGGAGACATCCTCTGCATTCACAACGCCGGCGCCTATTGCTTTTCGATGGCTTCCAACTACAACTCGCGCTTTCGCCCGGCCGAAGTGTTGATATACAAAGGCAAGCCCTACCTGATCCGCCAGCGGGAAACGATGGAAGACCTGCTGCGCAACCAGGTGGAAGCCGGCATCTTTGAGAAGGAGGCGGTGAAATAG
- a CDS encoding DUF697 domain-containing protein, whose protein sequence is MQDKTARARKIIQSNALFAAAGGAIPVPVLDVGAVTLVQLDMLKALCKLYGVDYSELQGKAIITALSGSLMARMSASVFKLVPVVGSLLGGLSMAAFSAANTYSLGKVFDFLLNKYGGLDNVDMEEIRQLFQEEFEKGKEFFEKNRQDRKD, encoded by the coding sequence ATGCAAGACAAAACAGCCAGAGCCCGAAAGATCATCCAATCCAACGCCCTCTTTGCCGCAGCGGGAGGCGCCATCCCCGTGCCGGTCCTGGATGTGGGGGCGGTCACCCTGGTGCAGCTCGATATGCTGAAAGCCCTGTGCAAGCTGTACGGGGTGGATTATTCGGAGCTGCAGGGCAAAGCCATCATCACCGCCCTGAGCGGAAGCCTGATGGCGCGCATGTCGGCCAGCGTTTTCAAACTGGTGCCGGTTGTGGGCAGCCTGCTGGGGGGCCTCTCCATGGCGGCTTTTTCGGCAGCCAACACCTACAGCCTGGGCAAGGTTTTCGACTTCCTGCTCAACAAGTACGGAGGGCTGGATAATGTCGACATGGAGGAGATCAGGCAGCTCTTCCAGGAGGAATTTGAAAAAGGGAAGGAGTTTTTTGAAAAAAACAGGCAGGATCGGAAGGATTAG
- a CDS encoding rhomboid family intramembrane serine protease, with the protein MTISLTFILIGLTLLISYQAFNNPDMKYKLAFHPSSVAEFGEWYRFLSSGFVHNDWSHLILNMYVFYLFGSALEPVFTQVIFDPLIGRLVFIFFYLSAIIAADIPTFFKHRDNAGYSSLGASGATSALMMAYILFAPWGWFIFPPLPGIVFAVGYLWYSSYMAKRGGDLIAHDAHLWGAVYGVVFMIAVAGLFKPELLDFFLTRLMDGPEMPRF; encoded by the coding sequence ATGACCATTAGCCTAACCTTCATCCTGATCGGCCTGACCTTGCTCATTTCCTACCAGGCTTTCAACAACCCGGACATGAAATACAAGCTGGCCTTTCACCCCTCTTCGGTAGCCGAGTTCGGAGAGTGGTACCGCTTCCTGAGCAGCGGCTTCGTGCACAACGACTGGTCGCACCTCATCCTGAACATGTATGTGTTCTACCTCTTCGGCTCGGCGCTGGAGCCCGTCTTCACCCAGGTGATCTTCGACCCGCTGATTGGCCGGCTGGTGTTTATCTTCTTCTACCTCAGCGCCATCATCGCCGCCGATATCCCCACTTTTTTCAAACACCGGGACAACGCCGGCTACTCCTCGCTCGGCGCCTCGGGCGCCACCTCCGCCCTGATGATGGCTTACATCCTCTTCGCGCCCTGGGGCTGGTTCATCTTCCCTCCCCTGCCGGGCATCGTTTTCGCGGTGGGTTACCTCTGGTACTCCTCCTACATGGCGAAGCGCGGCGGCGACCTGATCGCCCACGACGCCCATCTTTGGGGGGCGGTCTACGGGGTTGTCTTCATGATCGCCGTCGCCGGGCTGTTCAAACCGGAGTTGCTCGATTTCTTCCTCACCCGCCTGATGGACGGGCCGGAGATGCCGAGATTTTGA
- a CDS encoding valine--tRNA ligase, with product MELSTRYNPQETEDKWYKHWMEKNYFHSEPDEREPFTIVIPPPNVTGVLHMGHMLNNTIQDILIRKARLDGKNACWVPGTDHASIATEAKVVKMLRARGIKKSDISREEFMNYAFEWKDKYGGIILDQLQKLGASCDWQRTRFTMEPKMSEAVLKTFVRLYREGKVYRGLRITNWDPEAKTVLSNEEVLYKEENSRLYYVRYKIEGTDDEWITIATVRPETILGDTAIAIHPDDDRYQRLQGKRALVPLINRSIPIIQDTYVEQEFGTGALKITPAHDPNDYEIGQRHQLEVVDVLNEDGTMSEAAQLYLGEDRFKARKLIVKDLEEAGHIVKIEDYRNKVGRSERTDAIVEPRLTLQWFVDMKGFARTALNAVESGAVKFHPGHFWNMFNSWLNEENIRDWCISRQLWWGQRIPAWYCEDKFFVAETAEEALEQARKELGEPELKIEDLHQDEDVLDTWFSSQLWPISVFDGFENQEELRYYYPTNVLVTAWDIIFFWVARMIMMGYEWAPELLGEQFVKEKGAQPFHHVYFTGMVRDSHRKKMSKSLGNSPDALELIEQYGADGVRFGLLSSAAAGNDIIFDAPFDPETREILNESRLCEQGRNFCNKMWNALRLVQGWEIREGKASAINRLAAEWMEEKLSQSIEKIEANFAEFRLSDTIMTLYKLIWDDFCSWFLEMIKPEYGEPIDRETYEEAISLFERLMTVLHPFMPFVTEEIWHQLRSRAEGEDCIISRYPRPKAYSQDLIDRVEEAKVVVANVREVRNNKGIKMKDLLKLYVEDTKGARHLLELNGLKEMIIKMANLEVLEFTKDEIENSVSFLSGKDKFFLELDQEINIEEERERLQKELERYQGFVQSVMKKLGNERFVNNAPAPVVDKERQKLADGESKIRSLEEALGQLG from the coding sequence ATGGAACTCTCTACAAGGTACAACCCCCAGGAAACCGAAGACAAATGGTACAAGCACTGGATGGAAAAAAACTACTTCCATTCGGAGCCCGATGAGCGGGAGCCCTTCACCATCGTCATACCGCCTCCCAACGTGACCGGCGTGCTGCACATGGGGCACATGCTGAACAACACCATTCAGGACATCCTCATCCGCAAGGCGCGGCTGGACGGCAAGAACGCCTGCTGGGTGCCGGGTACCGACCACGCTTCCATCGCCACGGAAGCCAAAGTGGTGAAGATGCTGCGCGCCCGCGGCATCAAAAAATCGGATATCAGCCGGGAGGAGTTCATGAACTACGCTTTCGAGTGGAAAGACAAATACGGCGGCATCATCCTGGACCAGCTGCAGAAACTGGGAGCTTCCTGCGACTGGCAGCGCACCCGTTTCACCATGGAGCCCAAAATGTCGGAGGCGGTGCTCAAGACTTTCGTCCGCCTGTACCGCGAGGGCAAAGTGTACCGCGGCCTGCGCATCACCAATTGGGACCCGGAGGCCAAAACGGTGCTTTCCAACGAAGAGGTCCTTTACAAAGAGGAGAATTCCCGGTTGTACTACGTCCGCTATAAAATCGAAGGGACAGATGATGAATGGATTACCATCGCTACGGTACGCCCCGAGACCATTCTGGGCGATACGGCGATTGCCATCCATCCCGATGACGACCGCTATCAGCGCCTCCAAGGCAAACGCGCCCTGGTGCCCCTGATCAACCGTTCCATCCCCATCATTCAGGACACGTATGTAGAGCAGGAGTTCGGCACCGGCGCCCTGAAGATTACTCCCGCCCACGACCCCAACGATTACGAGATCGGCCAGCGCCACCAACTGGAAGTGGTCGACGTGCTCAACGAGGACGGCACCATGAGCGAAGCGGCGCAGTTGTACCTCGGCGAAGACCGGTTCAAGGCGCGCAAGCTGATCGTCAAAGACCTGGAAGAGGCCGGGCACATCGTCAAAATTGAAGATTACCGCAATAAAGTAGGCCGCTCCGAGCGCACCGACGCCATCGTGGAGCCCCGCCTGACGCTGCAGTGGTTCGTGGACATGAAAGGCTTCGCCCGCACGGCGCTGAATGCCGTGGAAAGCGGCGCGGTGAAGTTCCACCCCGGCCACTTCTGGAACATGTTCAACAGCTGGCTCAACGAAGAGAACATCCGCGACTGGTGCATCTCCCGGCAACTGTGGTGGGGGCAGCGCATACCGGCCTGGTATTGCGAGGATAAATTTTTCGTCGCCGAAACGGCCGAAGAGGCCCTGGAACAGGCCCGCAAAGAACTGGGCGAACCCGAATTGAAGATCGAAGACCTGCACCAGGACGAAGACGTGCTGGATACCTGGTTCTCCTCTCAGCTCTGGCCCATCTCCGTTTTCGATGGCTTCGAAAACCAGGAGGAACTCCGCTACTACTATCCGACCAACGTGCTGGTGACGGCCTGGGACATTATATTCTTCTGGGTGGCCCGCATGATCATGATGGGTTACGAATGGGCGCCCGAGCTGTTGGGCGAACAGTTTGTGAAGGAAAAGGGGGCTCAACCCTTCCACCACGTTTATTTCACGGGCATGGTGCGCGATTCGCACCGCAAGAAGATGAGCAAATCGCTGGGCAATTCTCCGGATGCGCTGGAACTGATCGAACAATACGGCGCCGACGGCGTCCGCTTCGGCCTGTTGTCCAGCGCCGCAGCTGGCAATGATATCATCTTCGATGCGCCGTTCGACCCGGAAACCAGGGAGATTCTCAACGAGAGCCGCCTGTGCGAACAGGGCCGCAACTTCTGCAATAAAATGTGGAACGCCCTGCGCCTGGTCCAGGGCTGGGAAATCCGGGAAGGCAAGGCCAGCGCCATCAACCGCCTGGCTGCGGAGTGGATGGAGGAAAAACTCAGCCAGTCCATCGAAAAGATCGAGGCCAACTTCGCCGAATTCCGCCTTTCGGACACCATCATGACCCTGTACAAGCTCATCTGGGACGACTTCTGCAGCTGGTTCCTGGAAATGATCAAGCCGGAATACGGCGAACCTATTGACCGGGAAACCTACGAGGAAGCCATCAGCCTTTTCGAACGGCTCATGACCGTGCTGCACCCCTTTATGCCCTTCGTTACCGAAGAGATTTGGCACCAGCTGCGCAGCCGGGCCGAAGGCGAAGATTGCATCATCAGCCGATATCCCCGGCCAAAGGCCTACAGCCAGGATTTGATCGACCGGGTGGAGGAAGCCAAGGTAGTGGTCGCCAACGTGCGGGAGGTCCGCAACAATAAAGGCATCAAAATGAAGGACCTGCTGAAATTATACGTCGAGGATACCAAAGGTGCCCGCCATCTGCTGGAACTGAACGGCCTCAAGGAAATGATCATCAAAATGGCCAACCTGGAGGTACTGGAGTTCACCAAAGACGAGATCGAGAACAGCGTGTCCTTCCTTTCCGGAAAAGACAAGTTTTTCCTGGAACTCG